A genomic region of Dactylococcopsis salina PCC 8305 contains the following coding sequences:
- the ltrA gene encoding group II intron reverse transcriptase/maturase: MSSPSLINGVDGQLTDWSQINWRKARKIVKNLRGRIFRARSLGKWKQLRRLQKLLLRSRANLLLSVRQITQVNLGKRTAGVDKEVLNTPDERVKLVNSWEMPKANPTRRVYLPKPNGKKRPLGIPTVRDRVAQAIIKNILEPEWEAVFEPNSYGFRCGRSCHDAIEQCFIKFRAGNKGGHLWVLDADIKGFFDNIAHESILTAIESIPRGDLIEGWLKAGYLDKGVLNPTVMGTPQGGVISPLLANIGLHGLEDFIKSVNPKLGVIRYADDFVVTSKDKESLEHILDQIKQWMLERGLEISAEKTRIVSMEEGFDFLGFNLRHYGGKLLIKPQKKKVLTFCKKIGETLDNMKARTQEDVIKALNPLLRGFANYYRGVVSKETFNYISNRVWHYLFNWALRRHPNKSKKWVFHRYFKRLRGRNCFACYGTGRGGKEKFFMLHDISSTPIIRHVKVKGTASPDDPSLRDYWQNRSLKIGKQKWAKGSKYEQVAKMQEHKCPVCGDSLYNGEEIETHHIVPVKDGGSDDAENLVHLHKACHKQVHSSKTKTKAGSKA; encoded by the coding sequence ATGTCAAGCCCTAGTTTGATAAATGGAGTCGATGGACAGTTGACCGACTGGAGTCAGATTAACTGGCGAAAAGCTCGGAAGATTGTTAAGAATCTACGTGGTCGTATCTTTCGTGCTAGAAGTCTTGGTAAGTGGAAGCAACTTCGTCGGTTGCAGAAACTTTTGTTACGAAGCCGTGCTAATTTGCTTTTATCAGTGCGACAAATCACTCAAGTTAATCTAGGTAAGCGTACCGCAGGGGTAGATAAGGAGGTACTAAATACCCCAGACGAGCGAGTGAAACTTGTGAACAGTTGGGAAATGCCAAAGGCTAACCCGACACGACGAGTTTACCTACCCAAACCTAACGGGAAGAAACGTCCCCTCGGAATCCCTACCGTTCGGGATAGAGTCGCACAAGCAATAATTAAAAATATACTAGAACCCGAATGGGAAGCGGTATTTGAGCCTAACTCCTATGGGTTTAGATGCGGGCGGAGTTGTCACGATGCCATTGAACAATGTTTTATTAAGTTCAGGGCTGGAAATAAAGGTGGACACCTCTGGGTTCTAGACGCTGACATTAAGGGCTTCTTCGACAACATTGCCCATGAATCCATCCTGACAGCAATTGAGTCTATACCACGTGGAGACTTAATTGAAGGATGGTTAAAAGCTGGTTACCTCGATAAGGGTGTACTGAATCCGACCGTCATGGGAACACCACAAGGTGGAGTGATTAGCCCACTGTTAGCTAACATTGGGTTACACGGGCTGGAGGACTTCATCAAGTCAGTCAACCCTAAGCTCGGAGTCATTCGTTACGCGGATGATTTCGTGGTCACTTCAAAGGATAAGGAAAGCCTAGAACACATACTTGACCAGATAAAGCAGTGGATGTTAGAACGAGGTCTGGAAATCAGCGCGGAGAAGACGAGAATTGTCTCGATGGAAGAAGGTTTTGACTTTCTTGGGTTCAACTTACGTCACTACGGTGGCAAATTACTGATTAAGCCCCAGAAAAAGAAGGTTCTCACCTTCTGTAAAAAGATTGGGGAAACTCTAGATAATATGAAAGCTCGCACTCAGGAAGATGTCATTAAAGCCCTAAATCCACTTCTTCGAGGTTTTGCTAACTACTACAGAGGAGTGGTTAGTAAAGAAACCTTTAACTATATCTCAAATCGAGTATGGCACTACCTCTTTAATTGGGCGTTACGGCGGCACCCGAATAAATCAAAAAAGTGGGTCTTCCACCGCTACTTTAAGCGTTTAAGAGGGAGAAACTGCTTTGCGTGTTACGGCACTGGTCGCGGAGGTAAGGAAAAATTCTTTATGCTCCACGATATCAGTAGCACCCCTATCATCAGGCACGTAAAAGTTAAAGGGACAGCAAGCCCTGATGACCCCTCACTTCGGGATTACTGGCAAAATCGAAGCCTCAAGATAGGAAAACAAAAATGGGCAAAAGGTTCTAAATACGAGCAAGTAGCCAAGATGCAAGAGCATAAATGTCCTGTCTGTGGTGATAGCCTTTATAACGGAGAAGAAATCGAGACTCACCATATAGTACCTGTGAAAGACGGTGGCTCAGACGACGCTGAGAATCTAGTCCACTTACACAAAGCGTGTCATAAGCAGGTACACAGTTCAAAAACCAAGACGAAGGCTGGAAGTAAGGCTTGA
- a CDS encoding nucleoside deaminase — translation MEYALQLATEAGEAGEIPVGAVIVDDHGAIVGEGNNRKERDRLPTAHAEMIAINQAAQRRGNWHLNDLRLYVTLEPCPMCSGAIIQARLGTLVYGADDPKTGAVRSVLNLPDSAASNHHLTVIGGVLNQACRQQLKQWFAEKRPKIQSIALRARQEAKGKRQK, via the coding sequence ATGGAGTACGCCCTCCAACTTGCCACAGAAGCAGGAGAAGCAGGGGAAATCCCCGTTGGTGCGGTAATTGTTGATGATCACGGGGCGATCGTGGGGGAAGGAAATAACCGTAAAGAGCGCGATCGTCTTCCCACCGCTCATGCAGAAATGATCGCCATTAATCAAGCAGCCCAACGACGGGGGAATTGGCATCTTAATGATCTGAGGCTTTATGTGACCCTTGAACCTTGTCCCATGTGTAGTGGGGCAATTATTCAGGCTCGTTTAGGAACATTGGTTTATGGTGCAGACGATCCGAAAACTGGTGCGGTGCGAAGTGTTTTAAATCTTCCTGATAGCGCCGCATCTAATCATCATCTGACAGTTATTGGTGGCGTTTTAAATCAGGCTTGTCGTCAGCAATTAAAACAGTGGTTTGCAGAAAAAAGACCTAAAATACAATCTATAGCGCTACGCGCTAGGCAAGAGGCAAAAGGCAAGAGGCAAAAGTGA
- the ribD gene encoding bifunctional diaminohydroxyphosphoribosylaminopyrimidine deaminase/5-amino-6-(5-phosphoribosylamino)uracil reductase RibD → MDNPIISPVIGTPFDRAMMKRCLSLASNGMGKTSPNPLVGAVVVQNGKIVGEGYHPGVGEPHAEVFALRQAGEQARDATLYVNLEPCNHYGRTPPCSEAVINAGLKKVVMGMADPNATASGGKQRLEHAGISVIVGVEEKACRELNAGFIQRIVKQRPFGIFKYAMTLDGKIATTTGHSAWVTDTPARKRVYQERSQCDAVIVGGNTVRQDNPYLTTHGVTEHNPLRIVMTRNLELSPSAHIFETEQVKTLVLTETENLEVQKQLEKQGVEVLQLSPLTPSEVMKYLYERGMARVLWECGGTLGAKAIKEGAVQQILAFIAPKIIGGVNAPSPVGNLDLKQMTEALKLEELTWEKLGDDYLLKGNISID, encoded by the coding sequence ATGGACAACCCAATCATCTCCCCTGTTATCGGTACACCGTTCGATCGAGCCATGATGAAACGCTGTTTAAGCCTAGCGAGTAACGGAATGGGCAAAACCTCACCGAACCCCCTGGTTGGCGCGGTGGTCGTTCAAAACGGGAAAATCGTGGGAGAAGGCTATCATCCTGGGGTGGGTGAACCCCATGCGGAAGTATTCGCCTTACGTCAAGCTGGCGAACAAGCCAGAGACGCAACCCTTTACGTTAACTTAGAACCCTGTAACCATTATGGACGCACACCGCCCTGTTCGGAAGCCGTCATTAACGCTGGCCTCAAAAAAGTAGTGATGGGAATGGCTGATCCCAACGCCACCGCTTCTGGGGGAAAACAACGTTTAGAACATGCAGGAATTTCTGTCATTGTCGGAGTGGAAGAAAAAGCCTGTCGTGAATTAAACGCGGGTTTTATCCAACGGATAGTTAAGCAACGTCCTTTTGGCATTTTCAAGTATGCCATGACTTTAGACGGGAAAATTGCCACTACTACTGGACATAGCGCATGGGTAACAGACACACCAGCACGGAAACGAGTTTACCAAGAACGTTCCCAATGTGATGCGGTGATTGTTGGGGGAAATACAGTGCGTCAGGATAATCCTTATTTAACCACTCATGGCGTAACCGAACATAATCCCCTGCGAATTGTAATGACTCGAAATTTAGAGTTATCTCCCAGCGCTCATATTTTTGAAACGGAACAAGTGAAAACGTTAGTTTTAACAGAAACCGAAAACTTAGAAGTCCAAAAACAACTGGAAAAACAAGGCGTAGAAGTTCTCCAGTTATCTCCTTTAACGCCATCAGAGGTAATGAAATATTTGTATGAGCGAGGAATGGCGAGAGTTTTATGGGAATGCGGCGGCACTCTAGGGGCGAAAGCAATTAAAGAAGGAGCAGTGCAGCAAATTCTTGCTTTTATTGCGCCTAAAATTATTGGTGGGGTTAATGCTCCTTCTCCTGTGGGAAATTTAGATTTAAAACAGATGACGGAGGCTTTAAAGTTAGAGGAACTGACTTGGGAAAAGCTGGGAGATGATTATTTATTGAAAGGTAATATTTCGATCGATTAG